In the genome of Aequorivita sp. H23M31, the window GCCATTGAATTCCAAGGTTTTGAAGGCAATATCCTTTGTGGTATAAATATCAATTTTGTTGACCTGTCGGCGGGGAACTATTACAAAATGAACATTCCGTGAGTCGTTGATTATGGAGTCTTGCCTTATAATAACTTCAAAATCCGGAATTGATTTTTTAGGAGCTTCAGCGGCGAAAGTGTAGTTGATTCCGTATTTGCTATAAGAAGCTTCTCCCAAGTATTTTGATGCCTTTTCGGGATTTTCGCCCAAATAATTCCCAGTCCATTCATCAATTTCTCGATCATAGGTAAGCCAATATGTTTTTCCCGAATCCTTATCTTCATAGTAAATCAGACTATTGGGTTTTTTTCTTTCAACCGTATAATCACTTTTTGAATGTGCTACCACAAAAAATGATATCGCCAACAAGAAACAGATTAACGAAAGCAATTTTTTCATTTTATATTTTGAAAAAATTGGCCACATAAGTCCGAAGAGTAAAACTGTAAAAACAGAGCTTATAAATAGCATTTTCAATCCTAATCCCACGGGGAAAAATTGGATAAGAGGAACAAAAATGAAGATTGCCGGTACTGCGAAAAACGTCATTAAAAGAGGATTGGGATTTTCTTGTTTCAGAAGTACGAAGAATGAAAACAAGCCAAAAAATACCGGAATTATAAAGAATGCAGCGCCTTTTAGAAATATGTCCACGGCAATATTTATGATTATCCAAAAGAACAATGGAGCAATATAAAAGGACTTTTCGTCATTATTCTTTGCAAATTTTTTATAAATCGCCAATGTGATCGCTATAGAAATGAAAACGAAGCCCGCAATATACCAATGCCCGTTATAGGTAAAGCCTTGTTGAATCTCCAAATATTGAGGATATAATACCAACAATAATTTCCATCCAAAAAATCCGAGCAATCCACATATAACAAGGGAAAGTAGAAATGGAATAAAACCGATTGCAATTGCTTTTCCATTTAATTTCTTTTGGTAGAAACCGTAAAAAACAAGGAAAACAAAAATTAGTACTGCTAAAATCAGCATTGGAATAATCCACGAAAAGGGATAACTGACCATTTTCAACAATGGGAAATTGAAATACACATCATCCGTATCGGATTTTAACTGTGCAAGATCCGCATTGGCAAAATAGTGAAGGAGCGGAAGTAAATAACTCCCTTGGTGCATCAAGCTGTTCCAATCTAGAAAATACATGGAATCATTAGCCGTATGATAATTAAAATGACTGTCTATAAAAGCGAAGAAAAAACTGTCAATATCCCCATCTTCTCTAAAAATAGTTGAATCGGTGTCATTTGGCAACATTTTATAAACACTGTACATCAAGGAAGAAGCTACAGGAAATTCGGGGTTGGCCTTTATAAATTCCTTAATCAAATTGGAGTTTCCACCATTTGTTTCCACAATCATATTACTTGGACCGCTAGTGCCACGTGCCTCAAAATTTAGTACGAGCGCTACATCTTTGGCCCATGGATGTTCGTTAACGAATAGTTTTGCCCCATCCAATCCCAACTCCTCCGCATCGGAAAAGAGAATGATAATATCGTTTTTCGGACTAGGGTTTGACGCCAAAAATGCACGAAAACTTTCTAAAATGGTGACTAAGCCCACACCATCGTCACTTGCTCCATAAGAAGGAACCGGGGCACTGTCGTAATGTGAAAGCAGAAGCAGTGCTTTTCCGGATTCGGTACCCTTTAATCGAGCGACAATATTAATGGGCTTATTTAGAGTTTTAGAAATTGGATTAAGACTGAACCCTTCTTGTATGTGAGGTTGCAATCCCAACTTCTGTAGTTCGGAAATTAAAAATTTACGAACGTCGGCGTGAGCTTTAGAGCCGACATAATGCGGCGCTTTGGCAATTTCTTCAAGAGGTGTGAGTGCCTTATCTACGGAAAACTCGGAAGGAGGGATTGAATCTGCCTCATCATAGTGCGGCATTAAATCATAAAAACTGTAATAAGACAATGCAACGATAAATAGCAATGATAATAGTGCACTGAAGTTTTTCATGGATGGAATTTTTGTTAAAAGTACAATTTTAATCGAAAGGAAACTTTTCGGATTGTTTTCCTACTAGAAAATTTATTATATTACAGGTTCGCAAAAAGCTAATACTATGGGAATTAAAAGTTTTATCGGCAGAAGGGTTAAACCCAATAAGGGATTTTCGGAGAAAATAAAGGTTTCGGATTATATGACGCGAAATCTTGTAACATTCAGACCGGAGCAACCAGTTATAGAGGTAATTGAAATTTTACTAAGAAAGAATATTTCAGGTGGACCAGTAGTAAATAGCAGAAATGAGTTGGTGGGGATTATTTCTGAAGGGGATTGCTTAAAGGAAATAAGTGATTGTCGTTATCATAACCATCCTATGGAAGATGTAACCGTAGAACAGCACATGATAAAAGAGGTTGATACCATTGATGGCGATATGAATGTTCTGGACGCAGCGAATAAATTTCTGGAATCTAAACACCGTCGGTTTCCAATTCTTGAGAATGGAAAACTCGTTGGGCAAATTAGCCAACGTGATGTGCTCAATGCGGCAATGAGGCTGAAAGGGCAGTCTTGGTAATTTCTTACAATATAAATTCAGAGTATTAATAACCAATCTCTCTACTTCAAAAATTCCAACAGGTATTTCTTCGTTTTTAATTGTTGGATATTTAATCCAATTCTTCAAAATGAGGTTTTAGCATAATGTTTTTTCTCATGAATTTCCCTTCTGAACCGGAAAAATCACATTATTTCACATTTTTAATTTCCATATTTCTTCATTTTTTTACTTTTTGATTCTCTCATTTAATACCATTTGAGCTTCTTTTTAAATTTTTTTTTTAACACGGATAATTTGGCATATTCCCCATTCTCCTCAGAATAAACCTCTGGACTGTTCTATTCGCCTTAAAATTTTATGGATTCTTTATTAGATTAAAATCACGTAAAATGGCATTATATTGAATTTATCTCATCATCTATTAAGTTTAAATATAAAATTGTGAAATGTTTAACTAAAATTAAAAATCATTAGACGGTTCTGTTTCCTAATTTTAACTAAATCAAAAAAGCAAATCACTATGAAAAACAAAATCAAAATCCATGATGTTAATCCATTGCGGAGGGACAGACGTCAATTTTTAAAGCTAAGTGGAATGGCCTTAGTAGGTACAAGCTTGGTTTTTATGACTGGCTGTAGCAACGACGACGATGCTCCTTCACCGCCAGAAGAAATTTTTGATCTTGGTACGGGAGATTTAGGAGTATTAAATTATGCTTATGCTCTTGAACAACTTGAAGCCGATTTTTATACACGGGTTGTAAACCATTCAAATTTTCGTTCCACTTTTAGTCAAAATGAACAACAGGTATTAACGGACCTCTACTATCACGAAGTAATCCATCGCGATTTTTTTAATACAGCCATTGGTGTAGCCGTGAGTGGTGATTTAACCAAAAGGCTTCCTGTTCTGGAGTTTGACTATGGAAATTTGGATTTTGGAAATAGGGAGATCGTTCTA includes:
- a CDS encoding M28 family peptidase; translation: MKNFSALLSLLFIVALSYYSFYDLMPHYDEADSIPPSEFSVDKALTPLEEIAKAPHYVGSKAHADVRKFLISELQKLGLQPHIQEGFSLNPISKTLNKPINIVARLKGTESGKALLLLSHYDSAPVPSYGASDDGVGLVTILESFRAFLASNPSPKNDIIILFSDAEELGLDGAKLFVNEHPWAKDVALVLNFEARGTSGPSNMIVETNGGNSNLIKEFIKANPEFPVASSLMYSVYKMLPNDTDSTIFREDGDIDSFFFAFIDSHFNYHTANDSMYFLDWNSLMHQGSYLLPLLHYFANADLAQLKSDTDDVYFNFPLLKMVSYPFSWIIPMLILAVLIFVFLVFYGFYQKKLNGKAIAIGFIPFLLSLVICGLLGFFGWKLLLVLYPQYLEIQQGFTYNGHWYIAGFVFISIAITLAIYKKFAKNNDEKSFYIAPLFFWIIINIAVDIFLKGAAFFIIPVFFGLFSFFVLLKQENPNPLLMTFFAVPAIFIFVPLIQFFPVGLGLKMLFISSVFTVLLFGLMWPIFSKYKMKKLLSLICFLLAISFFVVAHSKSDYTVERKKPNSLIYYEDKDSGKTYWLTYDREIDEWTGNYLGENPEKASKYLGEASYSKYGINYTFAAEAPKKSIPDFEVIIRQDSIINDSRNVHFVIVPRRQVNKIDIYTTKDIAFKTLEFNGKKAFVGESSDKYRGTKNSALINYMVSQGDSLKVKFTSEKDFPISFKVMEYSFDLMGNPEFDIEKRPDYMMPKPFVVTDAIAVKRTFSLDSIKVGAKKLVEDE
- a CDS encoding CBS domain-containing protein is translated as MGIKSFIGRRVKPNKGFSEKIKVSDYMTRNLVTFRPEQPVIEVIEILLRKNISGGPVVNSRNELVGIISEGDCLKEISDCRYHNHPMEDVTVEQHMIKEVDTIDGDMNVLDAANKFLESKHRRFPILENGKLVGQISQRDVLNAAMRLKGQSW
- a CDS encoding ferritin-like domain-containing protein, with translation MKNKIKIHDVNPLRRDRRQFLKLSGMALVGTSLVFMTGCSNDDDAPSPPEEIFDLGTGDLGVLNYAYALEQLEADFYTRVVNHSNFRSTFSQNEQQVLTDLYYHEVIHRDFFNTAIGVAVSGDLTKRLPVLEFDYGNLDFGNREIVLATSKTLEDTGIAAYNGAGKLLTNPDYLLIAGKIVSVEARHASAIRNIIATGSIDGADSKSFAGDDIVDPVTGLGQALSPSEIVAAAGGFITTPFTYKEQGIG